From Moraxella sp. K1664, one genomic window encodes:
- a CDS encoding TetR family transcriptional regulator: MTTTDKTKEAKALTREEKKRQTRQAFYNAVLDLCMMGQGFSSISLRQVTREVGVVPTAFYRHFDDMEELGKSLVEDELGDALSTLREHMQFGKKRTFERQIAKSVQLFFKAVDAQPRYWQFIAAERFGGSEAVRRAISEQIKTFAKVMSEDLALQPSFEHVSASDRYLLAEIGVNLSFSWIIDWLDLTYAPELEDDEETKPVDSDLEQAKEAMLLHCTRQMQMILYGAYNWKSTEETVLDENVK; this comes from the coding sequence ATGACCACGACCGACAAAACCAAAGAAGCCAAAGCCCTAACCCGTGAAGAGAAAAAACGCCAAACCCGTCAAGCTTTCTATAATGCCGTGCTTGACCTATGCATGATGGGGCAAGGGTTTAGCTCTATCAGCCTACGTCAGGTAACCCGTGAAGTGGGCGTGGTGCCAACCGCCTTTTATCGTCATTTTGATGACATGGAAGAGTTGGGCAAATCATTGGTAGAAGACGAACTGGGTGATGCTCTATCAACCCTGCGTGAGCATATGCAGTTTGGCAAAAAACGCACCTTTGAACGCCAAATCGCCAAAAGCGTGCAACTATTTTTTAAAGCGGTGGACGCTCAGCCACGCTACTGGCAATTCATCGCTGCCGAGCGTTTTGGTGGTTCAGAAGCGGTTCGCCGTGCCATCAGCGAACAAATCAAAACCTTTGCCAAGGTCATGAGTGAAGACCTAGCCCTACAACCCTCTTTTGAACATGTCAGTGCCAGCGACCGTTATTTGCTTGCCGAGATTGGGGTAAACTTAAGTTTCTCATGGATTATCGACTGGCTAGATTTGACCTATGCCCCCGAGCTTGAAGACGATGAAGAGACCAAGCCTGTTGATAGCGACCTAGAACAAGCCAAAGAGGCCATGCTGTTGCATTGCACTCGCCAAATGCAAATGATTCTCTACGGTGCCTATAACTGGAAATCTACCGAAGAGACAGTGTTGGATGAAAATGTAAAATAA
- a CDS encoding helix-turn-helix transcriptional regulator, with protein sequence MSLQQIFTRRFKVARKAKNLTQEQLGIAIGLDEFVASSRINRYEKGVHLPDLTTLNNIAKALDVPPAYFFADDELAQMILAYKKADN encoded by the coding sequence ATGAGTTTGCAACAGATATTTACACGGCGTTTTAAGGTGGCTCGCAAGGCTAAAAATCTTACCCAAGAGCAGTTAGGCATCGCCATTGGTTTGGATGAATTTGTGGCAAGCTCACGCATTAATCGCTATGAAAAGGGTGTGCATTTGCCTGATTTGACCACATTAAATAACATTGCCAAAGCCTTAGATGTACCGCCTGCTTACTTTTTTGCTGATGATGAGTTGGCACAGATGATTTTGGCATATAAAAAAGCCGATAACTAA
- the fdxA gene encoding ferredoxin FdxA, with protein MTFVVTDNCILCKYTDCVEVCPVDCFYEGPNFLVINPDECIDCALCEPECPANAIFSEDEVPAGQEAFIQINEELANEWANITEKKDALPDHEKWDGVAGKIQYLER; from the coding sequence ATGACATTTGTAGTAACTGATAACTGCATTCTTTGCAAATACACCGATTGCGTTGAGGTTTGCCCTGTGGACTGTTTTTATGAAGGTCCAAACTTTTTGGTCATCAATCCTGATGAGTGCATTGACTGTGCTTTGTGCGAACCTGAATGCCCTGCCAACGCCATTTTTTCAGAAGATGAAGTACCAGCAGGTCAAGAAGCGTTCATCCAAATCAACGAAGAACTCGCCAACGAATGGGCAAACATCACCGAGAAAAAAGACGCCCTACCCGACCATGAAAAATGGGACGGCGTAGCAGGCAAAATCCAGTATTTAGAACGCTAA
- a CDS encoding DUF6636 domain-containing protein has translation MTAFAGWSSFNYANTHNKVFAIPSGNIVCGGDNITSSGNALTCYIQNVAKKPAKCSEGVGLEFTLNQTGKGKLQCTNHEFEPENEAEDITKIIPYGSSINGNGWTCTSQTTGMRCVNKSGHGFQLSKSKQTLF, from the coding sequence ATAACCGCTTTTGCTGGCTGGTCATCATTTAACTACGCAAACACCCATAATAAGGTTTTTGCCATACCTAGTGGTAATATTGTCTGTGGCGGTGATAATATTACCAGTTCTGGCAACGCCCTTACTTGCTACATTCAAAACGTTGCCAAAAAACCTGCAAAATGCAGTGAAGGCGTTGGATTGGAATTTACCTTAAACCAAACTGGCAAAGGCAAACTTCAATGCACCAATCATGAATTTGAGCCTGAAAACGAAGCAGAAGATATTACAAAGATTATCCCTTATGGTTCGTCAATCAACGGCAACGGTTGGACTTGCACTAGCCAAACCACAGGCATGAGATGTGTGAATAAATCAGGGCACGGTTTTCAGTTAAGCAAAAGCAAACAAACCTTGTTTTAA